ATCGCAACCCTTTTCTATAAGTAgtctataataaaaaattggtTGTCTATTTTTTACAGTgactaaagtaaaaaaaaatagtaaaatgacACAAAATCGGGGAATACCCGACTACTATCTAACTACTGGAAATAACCCGTTATATAATTACTTAACTACTAATAACCGATTATTTACTCCACAGCTATAGCGTGGCTAGTCATCCCCTTCAAGATCGGCTACACCACCCTCCTGCCCATCTACTCCTGGCGCCTCATGCTGGTGGTCTGCAGTCTCCCAGGCTTCATCGCCGGTATCTGGACTTGGACTCTTCCTGAGAGTCCTAGGTTGCTGTCAGACACGAACAGGAGCGACGAGGCTCTGAAGATTCTGGCCAGGATTCATAAGAGGAACAGAGGGAAGACGGAGTTTAAGGTCAGTGCATACTCATCACCATATCTGTTACTGCTGGAGAAAGATCCTCCCACGTATGGACTCATCCGATCGTCGGCCAGCCTTGTTGGCACGTTCTTATATCTCCTATTCATCTACTCCTGGTGACGAATGCTGGTCGTCTGGAGCCTCCTAGACTTTATCACTGGTATCTGGACCTGGACTCTTCCAGTCCTAGGTTTTACTGTCTGATACAAACAGAAGCGATGAGGTTCTAAAGATTCTGGCCAGAATTCATAAGAAGAACAGAGGGAAAACGGAGTTTAAGGTCAATTGTTCATAGACCCAATCATATCCACATCCACAGCTGGAGCCAGGCCTCCCTAAATGTGGTACTTTTATCCAATGGTTTCATGACATCCCGAACCCGACCATCTAGTTTATGATTTTAAATGAGTGCCACCAAATGCAACTGCAGCCAAATGTAACGGGGACCTTtctcaattaaaatattatagaaTAAGGAAAAAAGTATACACTTGTGATAACTTGAATGTGTTTTTGAAATTCTATTATATAAGGTCAgttacattacatatttactGCTATTTTATCGTCGCAACGATCGATCGTTTGCTGCGTGTGAGTCGTTTGTTTGTCGACATACgcattttttcaaattcttCTGATAAAGCTGACACCGATATTTGTTATGATAACATTTGATAACTTAACTTTTTAAACGTTATATTCTACAGCTGTTTTATAGTTTGTTATAATCTTATGTATGTatagggttgccatatggaaGAATTGCATGTCCTGATAAAAATCCTGACGTCActctaaaaatcctgacatttcttgTAACAGAGATTTGGCGTAGGTTGAACGACGccccggcggcgcgctgcgctcTGCGGTAGGTCattcctaaaaatcctgacacttgcTAAGTCCGGCCGCAATCCGGACAAAGGGTCAAAAATCTTGACATGTCCGGACAAATACTGACGTATGGCAACTCTATGTATGTAGATGTTGACAAAGAGATAATTTTGGTAACCGTACACCTTGAATTCCAGGTTAAGAAGTTGATTCAAGATAACATTTTCGTTGGCAAGTCGCTGGGTGAGGAAGAAAGCAGAACTAAGGCGCTCTTCATCGGAGTCCTCAAGGACCTGAAGATCTTTGTCTCCAAAAGCTATGCTGTCAAATCCAGCCTCATCCTCTTTGCTTTCTTCGCTAATATGGCTGCGTAAGTTACTGTCTACAATTCACATCAATTAGCCGCAAAAGAAAGCATATTTTTGTACGCAAGTTTGTTGGCGAAGAGAACTgcagaacgttgcttctgttcCTTCCAATGATCCTCCAATGAACTGTTTTTAAGAACCTAAAATCTTGGCTGTTACGTTTACGTTCTTGGGTAATGTGGCATTAACTTAAGTCTGGCCTATTTTCTTGTATCCGGAGAAACTAAAAcaaggctacctggtaccaaaggaattcaaaaagctacccataaggtccatcatccggcatatggagatggtggggaaagctcttgagtagcggacggatctttcctagggggtaactgcacaaaagatccctatgggtcgaagtgtatccgtaagggcccccgaaactataagataagataagataactaAAACAAGtttgaaatatattataatggCAGGTATCAATACGCCTAGTTCGGACTATGTTAGTAAATTTAgtcgagtggcgagtatttCGGTTATTAAAATCGATCAACTGACCAAAAATCGTTCGCATTGCAGAGAGTGAGTGGTGGGCAGTTTCAAAATGAAAGGCTGGTTCGGACTACAGTCATTTAGTTGAGTAGCGAGTATATTAGTTACTAAACGTGTCTGAACACCAAAAATTTAGTCTAGTAGTAAaagtcactcactcactcactcatagtgttgtgttcctgccggtaagtaaggttgcctgAGCTcatcgagggagaggagtgttcgggtcggcaacgcgcgtgtaatatctccggtgttgcaggcgtccatagactacggtaactgcttaccatcaggcgggccgtatgcttgattgccaccgacgtggtatataaaaaaaaagtgatggGGAGAGACTCACTCGcagaaaaatagaataaaatggaTCCACCCGACCAATTCTCCCAATCCACCAATCCACCAATACTCGACTAAATCTTTTGTGTTCAGACACAATACTcgccactcgactaaattactaacgtaGTCTTAACTAGGCTTTAGTTGCGTTGGTTGCGGGAAGTAATAATAAGTAAACATTTGTGCCAGTTTATCGGTCTTTGTTTCTATGattgaattaatattttttctataaaaagggaccttattgtcgatggcgcttacgccattataaatacaatgccgcgcgaagctgtgcggcgtaagcgccatcgacaataaggtcccttttcatagaaaatgccccatttacttgtaccctttttcagTGGATTCGGCCTAAACCTCTGGATCCCAGCGTTACTCCTCCGCATGCAAGGCCAAGAATGTAAGGCGGGGCCTCAGACCGCCAAACTCTTCAATGCAAACAACAACACTTGGAGTGAGAGGAACACAAGCGTTATCGATGTGGTCCGATGTAGCGGCGACATCACTGATGACGTGAGTTACATCTCCTTTCCTTGTGAACATCTAACTAGATTCCATCTCCCTTTCTCTCCGAATGTCTAGATGTATAGATGAGATGACCCTGCTTTCGCCTCTATTGACAAATAGCCTAAGCTTAAAGATGAAACTGGGAAAGTGACGAGCACTGAATTACTGAAGTACTGAATTATATACTGCAAAGATTTACTGTTGACTAAAAGTTCAAACATTAATTACAGATCTTTACCTCCGGTCTAATCGTAGGCGCCTGCTGCGTTCTCGGTAACGCGTTCTGCGCGCTACTCTCCCgcagcggcgcgcgcggcgtgcGCTACTCCGCGGCCGCATGCGCGCTAGCATGCGCGCTAGCGTGCGGCGTGCTAGCCgcgtgtgcgtgcgcgtgcgctaGTAATAGCAGGATAGCGGTGGCGGCTGCGGCTGCGCTGAACGCGGCATCACTCAATGGGAATGTGCTGCTGATTAGACTGTTGTTGCACGCATTGCCGCCTAAATTAAGGTTACTTCCTTATTATTTGTAGTGAATCTGTCAATGAGTCATTACTCATCGTTCTACCCATTGGTATATGTGTGCATAAACAAATcgattctaaaggggcccactgattatcagttagaacaaaaatttgacagttccgaacaactgacaggtcagtgggccccttaagacacgCAAAGTGCAAAAAATTATGACAGCTGTAGGTTGCACAGTAAGGCCCGTAACTTGAATATCCAACGTTGATGTTTGAAAATTCATACCACAAAATGCATTTACAGCAAgcagtttattttgtttttgtatgttcacGATGTCCTTAAAGATTTTTGCGCGCTACTCCGCGCTCCGTGCTGGTATTCGCGCTAGCGTACGGCGTGCTAGCGAATACACGCCCGTCTGGCTTTACGAATCGTTTGAGAGCTTTAAAGGACACAGAAACAGCCAACAGAGCTGAGCAAAGCACGAACTAGAATCCTCCAACATGAACGCAGTGAATAGGATAGACcaagtcatattttattaatgtgatTGCATATTGTAACTAATGCGGATCCGCACGTGTACGTATGTAGTTATATCCCGCTCGAATACAGGAGTGACGTCCGTTTATTGAATGCGTAAAGATTACAATGTTTTCTTACATTCGTATTGTCTTTTCAGTGGACTCGGAGTATGCTGGGGCGCGTGGTGGGGCCGGGCTGGTGGAGTGGCCTCAAACCTGGCCGTTGGAGTCCTATTAGACTTCTCTTGCCCCGCGCCATTTATTTCCGTTGCTGCTCTCCTTGCTAGTAAGTCAACTTTTTGTGGCTTCTTTCTAATCAAAAACGTGtcatttttaaatgaataattaGCTATATTAGCCCCCAACTTACGTGGGCGCCTAAATGTCCAAGTAGGTGCAAACTTAGCATGGTTCCGACCATCTAATCATTTGATCGTCTGCGtcattttgtaatttatgttTGTTAGAAGTTCAGGGCGCCTGCACGTTGCACGCCCCGTGcaatttattgaattaaaaaaatatgcttgCTACTTACGCATATAATTTGTTGCTTAAGCAGGATTAAACCATACTACTTTTTTATCTTTCTAGTATCAATTGTGGCCATTTTGCTGATAAAAATGGACGAACAGAAAGAAGAAAGAACTGAACCAGAAGTCGTAGAAAAGAGCACAGGACTGGACAGATACATATCGACGCACATGTAAAGGAAAAACGCATCTATTAGCTTGGATTTAAAGTTGATTTTCAAAGTGCCTTATTAAGATTAAGTAATTTTTTGAGGACTCATATTGTTAGAAAGAATGAGAAAGGAGGCTAAAGATAACGACAAAATACCTGTCGGTTTTGCTTGTATGTGTGAATATTGTCAAGGTGCCTTATTGAAAATAGGTATATTTGTGGACAATGGacattatatgtggtattttctataaaaagggaccttattgtcgatggcgcttacgccattattaacgatgctccgatataaatacaatgccgcgcgacgctgtgcggcgtaagcgccatcgacaataaggtccctttttcatagaaaatgccccatatacctatatttcggggatctcggaaacggctctaacgattccgataaaatttgctatatgggggtttttgggggcgaaaaatcgatttaGCTAgctcttatctctgggaaaacgcgcatttatGAGTTTTTATGTTCTCCGAGCAAAGCTcgcggtctcccagatattagcTTGATTGCTGATTAAGTTAGTTATCGACTCTTGCGGCAGGTGTCGCTAAGGAGCGTATAACAATGaatgaaataatgaaaatataggtagggtagggtaggaaacagtggcttggaaaaaaatagccgggtacagtggctcactcaacctaattccaacatcattagaggcgatattggggcgactgagccactgttcgagctgagccactgtttcctaccttACCctactttgtcagtagaaaaagacgcgAAATTCATAATTTGTATGGAGAGATCTAGAGTTGCGACTTTGAGTCTGTTTTGAATTCATTGACATACGTAACAGCAATTAGAACTTTAAAGTTActtgtatctttgtattttaatttatggcCTTAATTTTGTATCAGTCTATTCGGagaatattatgtaattattaagaaaagctttacaattaatttaagtaagtaGGCATTTGTGTTTTGAATTGTACGTACAGTCAAAGATCAGTCAAAGGTCTTATGATCAAAATAAATTTTGGTATTAAATACCATATCTCTAGATGGTCTGTGATTATTGGTAATGTCTATGACAATTTGTAAAATTTTTGATTTATCCAatgttaatttttgatttatccAATGTTATGTGTAtgataacactgatttaaactttcacgatttttactcattattattcacaacgacgggacttaatcgcgtaaaatcgCGCCGCGCGTCGGatgtatttaaaacttattttacccgattaaaggatgactcacgttagaccgggccgtgaccgggccggagcttccggcgcttcgttttctatggaaagcatcacgtgatcacctgtcatgtcatagaaaagtaagcgggaagctccggcccggtcacggcccggtctaacgtgagtcatccttaagtcccGTCgtagtgaataataatgagtaaaaatcgtgaatgtTTAAATCATTGTtatccaatgtatgtacttAGTTAATGCGAGTTTTGTGAAGGACTGTACGAGTAGACAATGtggtgaatatttatttataacgtaAGAATATGTTTGAGGCATGCAGATATTTGTTTTAAAGACTACACTTTgtacaaaaaaccggacaagcgcgagtcggactcgcccaccgagggttccgtactttttagtatttgttgttatagccgcaacagaaatacatcatctgtgaaaatttgaactgtctagctatcacggttgatgagatacagcctggttacagacagacggacagaggagtcttagtaatagggtcccgtttttaccctttgggtacgaaactcTAAAAAACTAAGTGAATGAggattatacctacttattgtggTATTCACAAAAAATTTAAGGTTAGATAGGGCAAGAGAAATAGGTAAGTAGTATTATGTTCTTTTAGAAATTCTCATACCTTTTGTCCCGAGTAATGTGCGCGTTTGCCTATTTGTATGATTTGTATCTGAGTTTAATGAGATATTACTGTCGCATGTTCCTAGGCCTAGGcaagggaataataaaaaaatattgaaataaataaatgtggatTATTAGTGTAATATCACTCGTTAGCGGTTTAGATATAAATGTTGtgaaattgtgattttaattgCAGACCCAACAGTCAAAAAAATATGGACATAGAACCGGTGCTAATTGTAAGACCAAActttgcaattattttctatcgaaCCCATTTCGTCCAATTCCGTATCGGGTACTATACGGCCACGGTATttgaaatataatgaatataaacatattatttattagtgtactaaaacaaatagtttttcttaaaaaactgcTGAAGTAACATCAATTTGAAGGTCATTGGGACAGCTCCAATGAGATTTCTATTATGCCTCAAAAATTTGCGTAAATAGTAATAGTGCCTCATATATTTACTGCCTCGCTAACGGCTCGGCTTTATAactcttagtgtaaggcctgagtgaaCGCTCGTGTTGAGCGTgccgcggggcggggcgtgtagcgtgcatgttaaacaaatgcaaacgtataggagcggccttagtgcacgctgctcaaatcacttgtgagcccgacgccacgctgcacgccccgccgaacgctccgcttcgagcgtccacttagGCCTTACACCTACTCTCTTAATCACCGATTGTACGACCTTAATGTACCTACAGGTATCAAGTAGTGCCTTAAGCAGCGATATAACGtaatacagtacattacataCTGTTCAGCGTCAAATTCAGCTGTCAAATCGGCTACATATTTTACATTACACGTCTTTATTTTTCCTCGTCTATGGTTTTTAACAGATATTCAAGATCAGCTCTTGTGAATCTCATGAAGATGTAAAGTCTCTTACATTCCTAAAAAAATAGTTGTAAGTATTTTTGTATAAGTTGtactatttataataaaatattgaaatattctattgattttaatttcatcgacttttaaattaaactttctGACAAATTTTTAGGTCTAAAAATGATGCGCACAAGCATGTTTGGATATGGCACtgtggcacagggcggacacgctatacatcaaaaatcacttgcgtttctatgtgtgaaaaatctcaaaaaacgaggtttcgtactcgactgtttcctcctccaaaacttacccaaatgaaattatctgtgtcggactgtttgcTTTATAGACTAAATTgatgtcagttttgaataccatgcttctctttgcggcctagtaaattaggccgtttttgcgaatatttgaagtgctctaaacaaaaaagcaaaacagtccgacacagatattaataataataatatgtgttgaaaaaatcattgctctatcTTCttaaaccacggaggaaacagtcgagtacgtttgtatggagaaatgaccactcctctTGCCTCCCTGTGTTTGCTATGGGCACGACGCCGTGCTTTAGGGGTGCAAAGAACCCCTAAAAGtggtaataaaacatttttttagaatttgataggtatttattacttatacgtattgttgtacaatttgtttttcacctcagcagctcgaacaagcctactttcgtcactccctggagtgaggaaagtcgcactttcctcactccagggagtgaaacaatgtagctttttaatttagtgaaggccatgaacttcgtacggtacggtacggtccggtccggtccggtccggtctcgtctcgtatcgtatcgtatgttatcgtatcgtacatattataatacttttttttttgtttattctgtgtaattcgaaatacattttaacctttaatatgttctcactactgaggtgaaaaattatgtgtgcaacacgagagcaaagttattttacatctcgtgtttttgagtccctcgctacgctcaagattctaccttagaatcactcgcttcgctcgtgattcaattatagcatctttcgctttctcgggactcaaaataaacactcgcaagaaaaacgaactttcctctcttgttgcacaaataactattgcacaTACCTATTTTTGATAGATACCTCAAAGCTGACTTGAAAGAAACGATATATAACTATTGTGTTAGTATTTAATAACgttgatttagatttatttattggataatgttaaattacaatatacattattttaagttaatctatatgaatttatattatgatcatcATCGTCAACTATTTATTATGTCATTAGGGAATGCATATAAATATGGCGGTATTTGTTGTCATTTTGTATTATTCGATAATTTCACGCCAGCTTTGATGTATGGATTTATAAACATAACATTATAAGGCTGACACATAATGGATACCAGCGGAGCACAGAGCGCAACGCTTGTACATCTGACATCTGACTTataaataccaaagatagatataactccgtaatagatggatacagtctaaggaaaaaacgtgcctcgaaaatcaagaaaatttgattctcgttcagagggcgctactagttttggcctacagtcgtatagatggcgttgacggtttcgtttgttatttaacaattttaacgcatatcagtgaaagaacatgggtcaaaatcataaaaataattaatgcaaataaaaaaaatcatttatctatatttaaatacattctatcgtattttaaatcacatttagaaacgggtctatcgcgaatttattttgttacctttatttaccgccGTTTGAAATGTGCcgttgtgatttaatatgtgtttaaaccgcgaaagttttaaatgttctatcgtatttttataaatcttcatttttagtttcaaagtgtgtcgacagatggcagtgaatttactggggttacaaaatttact
The sequence above is drawn from the Cydia strobilella chromosome 2, ilCydStro3.1, whole genome shotgun sequence genome and encodes:
- the LOC134755349 gene encoding synaptic vesicle glycoprotein 2B-like, which encodes MMCKTAPIGSPTHRVSEQDGQQEVADYETALDSAGYGRFSRAALGACACAFFTTGVQNCVMSYVLPAAKCELQLTTYQAGLVNMAFMCGGVASAFFWGIVGDVFGRRNTLTMTLLLDGVLTLAQSTVADYRWLLVARSINGFLIGGPSTLTFTYMSDLVGERRRQFYLTIVGMSFVGAWLILPAIAWLVIPFKIGYTTLLPIYSWRLMLVVCSLPGFIAGIWTWTLPESPRLLSDTNRSDEALKILARIHKRNRGKTEFKVKKLIQDNIFVGKSLGEEESRTKALFIGVLKDLKIFVSKSYAVKSSLILFAFFANMAAGFGLNLWIPALLLRMQGQECKAGPQTAKLFNANNNTWSERNTSVIDVVRCSGDITDDIFTSGLIVGACCVLGNAFCALLSRSGARGVRYSAAACALACALACGVLAACACACASNSRIAVAAAAALNAASLNGNVLLIRLLLHALPPKLSGLGVCWGAWWGRAGGVASNLAVGVLLDFSCPAPFISVAALLAISIVAILLIKMDEQKEERTEPEVVEKSTGLDRYISTHM